Proteins from one Flavobacterium sp. N2038 genomic window:
- a CDS encoding acetate/propionate family kinase, translated as MKILIINSGSSSIKYQLMVMPENEVICSGMIDRIGLETSNITFKTSANSYEETLPVSSHKVGLQKVANMLLDAEKGVIKSTSEIAAVGHRVVHGGSDFSDTVKIDEKVKAKIKQLFELAPLHNPANLEGINVAEEIFGSAEQIAVFDTAFHQTMPEVAYKYAIPNYLLTENKVRVYGFHGTSHKYVSEKAINFLEKNANIITIHLGNGCSMAAVKNGKCIDTTMGFSPSNGLIMGTRAGDIDQSVIFYMIKNLGYTPDEVNAVLLKQSGMLGLTGYSDLRDIEGEAEKGNRECQLALLMNAYRIKKTIGAYTASLNGLDAIIFTAGIGENSSYMRKLVCTDMEYFGIEIDNEKNQIRSKEIREISKPNSKAKVLVVPTDEEYEIANQVYQLLNN; from the coding sequence ATGAAAATATTAATTATAAACTCAGGAAGTTCCTCAATAAAATATCAATTAATGGTTATGCCAGAGAACGAAGTGATTTGTTCGGGTATGATTGACAGAATTGGCTTAGAAACTTCAAATATCACGTTTAAAACTTCGGCTAATTCGTATGAAGAAACACTGCCGGTTTCGTCTCATAAAGTAGGTTTACAAAAAGTAGCCAATATGCTTTTAGATGCCGAGAAAGGAGTAATTAAATCAACATCAGAAATTGCAGCTGTTGGCCATCGTGTAGTGCATGGCGGAAGTGATTTTAGTGATACAGTAAAAATTGATGAAAAAGTAAAAGCAAAAATCAAGCAGCTTTTTGAGTTGGCGCCTTTACATAATCCTGCAAATTTAGAGGGAATTAATGTTGCAGAAGAGATTTTTGGCTCAGCAGAGCAAATTGCAGTTTTCGATACTGCTTTTCATCAGACAATGCCTGAGGTAGCTTACAAATATGCAATTCCTAATTATCTTCTGACAGAAAACAAAGTACGTGTTTATGGTTTTCATGGTACAAGCCACAAATACGTTTCTGAAAAAGCAATTAACTTTTTAGAGAAAAACGCCAATATTATTACCATTCATTTAGGTAATGGTTGTAGTATGGCGGCTGTAAAAAACGGAAAATGTATAGATACTACAATGGGGTTTTCACCATCAAATGGTTTAATAATGGGAACCCGCGCAGGAGATATTGATCAGTCGGTTATATTTTATATGATTAAGAATCTGGGATACACGCCAGACGAAGTCAATGCAGTATTACTTAAACAAAGTGGAATGCTTGGTTTAACAGGTTACAGCGATTTACGCGATATTGAAGGGGAAGCCGAAAAAGGAAATAGAGAATGCCAACTGGCTTTATTAATGAATGCCTACCGAATTAAAAAGACAATTGGGGCGTATACAGCTTCATTAAACGGATTGGATGCTATAATTTTTACAGCTGGAATTGGTGAAAACTCTTCGTATATGCGCAAATTGGTTTGTACTGACATGGAATATTTTGGAATTGAAATTGATAATGAAAAGAATCAAATTCGCTCAAAAGAAATTAGAGAAATAAGTAAACCAAATTCTAAGGCAAAAGTTCTGGTAGTACCAACAGACGAAGAATATGAAATTGCAAATCAGGTTTATCAGTTACTAAATAACTAA
- the corA gene encoding magnesium/cobalt transporter CorA, with translation MRKIKYKKGRKLQHTSLEYTGSHKDNKTEMQLFVYNDEDVTEYEKFNALALNSCFNYTKNNWLNIHGLNDINLIKTIGDHFKLDDFLLADILNTTKRTKLEEQQGILFFNIKSLLPSESSDDLKVEQISFILKEGILISFQEKRSDFFTHIRERLRTHAGIVRTKKVDYLLYLLLDAVMENFYITIEDEENNIEELINLTKKGADPIILEKIENHRDNFNFLKRSIVPLRDSLFYLKTIKDDETNGLIQNDTFNFFIRLHQKSLELLEQIESDMSSLESASNFYFSEQSRKMNEIMKTLTIISAIFIPLTFIVGVYGMNFDYMPELKERNGYFIVMGSMFLLVIALIIYFKRRRWF, from the coding sequence ATGAGAAAGATAAAATACAAGAAAGGTCGTAAACTGCAACATACTAGTTTAGAGTATACAGGATCTCATAAAGATAATAAAACCGAAATGCAGCTTTTTGTATATAATGACGAAGATGTAACGGAATATGAAAAGTTTAATGCTTTGGCTCTAAATTCTTGTTTTAACTATACAAAAAACAACTGGCTCAATATTCACGGGCTAAACGATATTAATCTCATAAAAACAATCGGCGACCATTTTAAGTTAGACGATTTTTTACTGGCAGATATTTTAAATACAACAAAGAGAACTAAGCTGGAAGAGCAGCAAGGTATTTTGTTTTTTAATATAAAATCACTTTTGCCGTCAGAATCCTCAGATGATCTTAAAGTAGAGCAGATTAGTTTTATTTTAAAAGAGGGGATTTTAATTTCATTTCAGGAAAAACGAAGTGATTTCTTTACTCATATACGTGAACGTCTGCGAACGCATGCAGGAATTGTAAGAACAAAAAAAGTAGATTATCTGCTTTATTTATTATTAGATGCTGTAATGGAGAATTTTTACATTACGATCGAAGATGAAGAAAATAACATTGAAGAATTAATCAATCTGACCAAAAAAGGAGCTGATCCGATTATATTAGAAAAAATTGAAAATCATCGCGATAACTTTAATTTTCTAAAGCGATCTATTGTTCCTTTGAGAGATTCATTATTTTATTTAAAAACGATTAAAGATGATGAAACAAATGGGCTAATTCAAAATGATACATTTAATTTCTTTATCAGATTACATCAAAAAAGTTTAGAACTTTTGGAGCAAATAGAGTCTGATATGAGTTCGCTGGAAAGTGCGTCCAATTTTTATTTCTCGGAACAAAGCCGAAAAATGAATGAGATTATGAAAACGCTTACCATCATTTCTGCCATATTTATTCCATTAACTTTTATTGTTGGAGTTTACGGGATGAACTTTGATTATATGCCGGAACTAAAAGAAAGAAATGGCTATTTTATCGTTATGGGATCCATGTTTTTATTGGTGATAGCCTTAATAATATATTTCAAAAGAAGACGCTGGTTTTAG
- the pta gene encoding phosphate acetyltransferase: MSKAIYIATSDHNSGKSIITLGLMSILTGKTAKVGYFRPIIEDFVDGEQDNHIETVLSYFNLDIKFEDAYAITKSKLIKKKNKGKIGEVLDLIIEKYKKLEENFDFVLVEGTSFTGEGTSIELDLNVLIAKNLGIPTIIVGSGVGKTLEELVDSLYLVYDSFKVKEVEVLSVFANKVQPENIELVTKSLQKSLPSNVLVNTIPLISSLNNPTMQEIVNELGAKVLFGENYLNNEIGHYSVGAMQLHNYLVHLHDNALVITPGDRSDIILGALQANESANYPTISGIILTGNIVPEESILKLIEGLSAIVPIIAVDGGTYSITNRIGAIKSEIYANNTHKIETSINTFGKYVEIEALSQRVITFVVEGMTPKMFQYNMVKRAKQHRKHIVLPEGNDDRIIMAASRLLDMDVVDISIIGDKKQIESKVAELGLTFDFTKVNIINPKESPLYEDYANTYYELRKAKNVSITMARDLMEDVSYFGTMMVYKGHADGMVSGAAHTTQHTILPALQFIKTKPNSSVVSSVFFMCLEDRVSVFGDCAINPNPTAEQLAEIAISSAESSAAFGIEPKIAMLSYSSGASGKGDEVDKVRTATEIVKQKRPDLKIEGPIQYDAAVDREVGKSKMPDSEVAGQASVLIFPDLNTGNNTYKAVQRETGALAIGPMLQGLNKPVNDLSRGCTVDDIINTVVITAIQAQGL; the protein is encoded by the coding sequence ATGAGTAAAGCAATATATATAGCTACCAGTGATCATAATAGTGGTAAATCGATAATCACACTTGGCTTGATGAGTATTTTGACGGGTAAAACGGCTAAAGTTGGATATTTCAGGCCTATAATTGAAGATTTTGTCGATGGAGAACAAGACAATCATATCGAAACTGTTTTATCTTATTTTAACCTTGATATTAAGTTTGAGGATGCTTATGCAATCACTAAAAGCAAATTAATCAAGAAAAAAAATAAAGGAAAAATAGGAGAAGTTCTGGATCTGATTATTGAGAAATATAAGAAGCTCGAGGAAAATTTTGATTTTGTTTTAGTCGAAGGAACAAGCTTTACCGGAGAAGGAACTTCAATCGAACTGGATTTGAATGTTTTAATTGCCAAAAATCTTGGAATTCCAACCATAATTGTTGGTTCTGGAGTTGGTAAAACTTTAGAAGAACTTGTTGATAGCTTGTATTTAGTATATGATTCTTTTAAAGTAAAAGAAGTAGAGGTTTTATCTGTTTTTGCAAATAAAGTACAGCCGGAAAATATTGAGTTGGTAACCAAAAGTTTACAGAAAAGTTTGCCTTCAAATGTGTTGGTAAACACAATTCCGCTAATCTCAAGTTTAAACAATCCTACCATGCAGGAGATTGTGAATGAACTTGGTGCCAAAGTATTGTTTGGAGAGAATTATCTAAACAATGAAATTGGACATTACAGCGTTGGAGCGATGCAATTGCACAATTATTTAGTTCATTTACATGACAATGCGCTTGTAATAACTCCTGGAGATCGCTCGGACATAATATTAGGGGCATTACAAGCCAATGAATCGGCAAATTATCCAACGATATCAGGAATTATACTAACAGGAAATATTGTTCCTGAAGAGAGTATTTTAAAGCTTATAGAAGGACTTTCTGCTATTGTTCCTATTATTGCTGTCGATGGCGGAACTTATAGCATTACCAATAGAATTGGTGCTATTAAATCTGAGATCTACGCGAATAATACCCATAAAATTGAAACCTCAATAAACACTTTTGGGAAATATGTAGAAATTGAGGCTTTGTCACAAAGAGTAATCACTTTTGTGGTAGAAGGAATGACACCAAAAATGTTTCAGTACAATATGGTGAAAAGAGCCAAACAACATCGTAAACATATCGTATTACCAGAAGGAAATGATGATCGAATTATTATGGCAGCATCGAGATTACTAGATATGGATGTAGTAGATATTTCTATTATTGGCGATAAAAAGCAAATTGAAAGCAAAGTTGCAGAACTTGGACTTACTTTTGATTTTACAAAAGTAAATATTATAAATCCAAAAGAATCACCTCTTTACGAGGATTACGCCAATACGTATTATGAGCTTAGAAAAGCTAAAAATGTAAGTATAACTATGGCGAGAGATTTAATGGAAGATGTTTCGTATTTTGGTACAATGATGGTGTATAAAGGCCATGCAGACGGAATGGTTTCCGGAGCAGCGCATACTACCCAGCATACTATTTTACCTGCACTTCAGTTTATCAAAACCAAACCGAACTCTTCTGTGGTTTCTTCTGTGTTCTTTATGTGTTTAGAAGATAGAGTGTCGGTTTTTGGAGATTGTGCCATTAATCCAAACCCAACAGCAGAGCAATTGGCAGAAATTGCAATTTCATCTGCAGAATCAAGTGCTGCTTTTGGAATTGAACCCAAAATAGCGATGCTTTCCTATTCATCCGGAGCATCAGGAAAAGGTGATGAGGTTGATAAAGTAAGAACTGCGACCGAAATCGTAAAACAAAAACGTCCTGATTTAAAAATAGAAGGCCCAATTCAGTACGATGCTGCTGTTGACCGTGAAGTTGGAAAAAGCAAAATGCCGGATTCTGAAGTTGCAGGGCAGGCAAGTGTGCTTATTTTCCCTGATTTAAACACTGGAAATAATACCTATAAAGCAGTACAACGAGAAACCGGAGCTTTGGCAATAGGACCAATGTTGCAAGGCTTAAATAAGCCTGTAAATGATTTAAGCCGTGGCTGCACAGTAGACGATATTATCAATACAGTTGTAATTACAGCAATTCAGGCTCAGGGACTTTAG